In Blautia sp. SC05B48, a single genomic region encodes these proteins:
- a CDS encoding sirohydrochlorin cobaltochelatase, translated as MNSASKKAILVVSFGTSYENTRKLTIEAIEHDIADAFPACPTYRAWTSKMIIAKLKKRDGLTIHTVKEALEQMLLDGITDVIVQPTHVINGIENDQMKADALSFRDRFSSIVFGNPLLTTEEDNQAIVRVVADEFRDMDPDTALVLMGHGTEHYANTVYAALDYRFKDTGHKNIFLGTVEAYPALDSLLRAADSFHPKKIVLAPFMIVAGDHAQNDLAGADSDSWMNRLSSEGYEVTPVLKGLGEYPQVRQILVEHVQQAMNASV; from the coding sequence ATGAACTCAGCTTCAAAAAAAGCGATCCTAGTAGTAAGTTTCGGCACAAGCTATGAAAACACCCGTAAACTTACCATCGAAGCCATCGAGCACGATATTGCCGATGCATTCCCTGCCTGTCCCACCTACCGTGCATGGACAAGCAAAATGATCATTGCCAAACTGAAAAAGCGGGACGGTCTTACGATCCACACGGTAAAGGAAGCTCTGGAACAGATGCTTCTGGATGGTATCACCGATGTGATCGTACAGCCGACTCATGTGATCAACGGTATCGAAAATGATCAGATGAAAGCCGATGCGCTTTCTTTTCGTGACCGTTTTTCCAGTATTGTTTTCGGAAATCCTCTTCTCACAACGGAAGAAGATAACCAGGCGATCGTCCGGGTAGTTGCAGATGAATTCCGGGACATGGATCCGGACACTGCACTTGTACTGATGGGACATGGAACAGAGCACTACGCAAACACGGTTTATGCTGCTTTGGATTACCGTTTTAAAGATACCGGACATAAAAATATTTTTCTTGGAACTGTAGAAGCCTATCCGGCCCTGGACTCCCTTCTCCGGGCTGCCGACAGCTTTCATCCGAAAAAGATCGTGCTGGCGCCTTTCATGATCGTAGCCGGCGACCATGCACAGAACGATCTGGCAGGTGCAGATTCGGACTCCTGGATGAACCGTCTTTCTTCCGAAGGATATGAAGTCACCCCTGTACTGAAGGGACTTGGAGAATATCCCCAGGTCCGGCAGATCCTTGTGGAACATGTACAGCAGGCCATGAACGCTTCGGTCTGA
- the hemA gene encoding glutamyl-tRNA reductase: protein MSIFMLGIDHNMAPVDVRAQFAFTRKNTGEALHRLKEEAGICGCIILSTCNRLELWVSTADEKKPDLYQWLCSLKGVQGEQYQKYFTSRENEEAVEHLFYLTSGLKSQILGEDQILTQVKEALSMSRDEFTTDSVLEVLFRMAVTAGKKIKTEVPFSHGNPSVIHQAIRFLAEGGYDVRNKVCMVIGNGEMGKMAAQTLREAGADVTVTIRQYRSGVVSIPVGCSRINYGERMDYLPECDLVVSATASPNYTLTEELFEDVRVERPMILIDLAVPRDIDPEIRKKDNITLYDMDSFRTDETPKELADNLEAAGSIVKDQMNEFFQWLEGRDIIPRIQEIKADAVEDLNLRIEKIFRKTPMEDSDRENLKKAVDIAAGKVVNKLIFGLRDSLNQDAFLECVEGLEKLYEE from the coding sequence ATGAGTATATTCATGCTTGGAATTGATCATAATATGGCACCTGTAGATGTCAGAGCGCAGTTTGCCTTTACCCGCAAAAATACCGGAGAGGCGCTGCACAGGCTGAAAGAAGAAGCTGGGATCTGCGGGTGTATTATTCTGTCGACCTGTAACCGGCTGGAACTGTGGGTAAGTACTGCAGATGAGAAGAAGCCAGACCTGTATCAGTGGCTTTGTTCGTTGAAAGGTGTGCAGGGAGAACAATACCAGAAGTATTTTACCAGCAGAGAAAATGAAGAGGCGGTGGAGCACCTTTTTTATCTTACCAGCGGACTGAAATCCCAGATTCTGGGGGAAGATCAGATCCTGACCCAGGTAAAAGAGGCGTTGAGCATGTCAAGGGATGAGTTTACCACAGACAGTGTTCTGGAGGTGCTTTTCCGTATGGCGGTAACTGCAGGCAAGAAGATCAAAACGGAAGTGCCGTTTTCCCATGGAAATCCTTCTGTGATCCATCAGGCTATCCGTTTTCTGGCAGAAGGCGGTTACGATGTTCGCAATAAAGTCTGTATGGTGATCGGAAACGGTGAGATGGGGAAGATGGCTGCCCAGACACTGCGTGAAGCAGGAGCGGATGTGACGGTTACGATCCGTCAGTACAGAAGTGGTGTTGTGAGTATTCCGGTTGGATGCAGCAGGATCAATTATGGTGAGAGAATGGACTATCTGCCGGAGTGTGACCTGGTGGTCAGCGCAACAGCAAGCCCCAATTATACACTGACGGAAGAATTGTTTGAGGATGTACGTGTGGAACGACCTATGATCCTTATCGATCTGGCAGTTCCAAGAGATATTGATCCGGAGATCCGAAAAAAAGATAACATCACACTTTATGATATGGACAGCTTCCGAACCGACGAGACACCGAAGGAACTTGCAGATAACCTGGAAGCAGCAGGCTCCATTGTGAAGGACCAGATGAACGAATTTTTCCAGTGGCTGGAAGGTCGTGATATCATCCCGCGCATCCAGGAGATCAAAGCGGATGCTGTGGAAGATCTGAACCTGAGGATCGAAAAAATCTTCCGGAAAACTCCTATGGAGGATTCAGACAGAGAAAACCTGAAAAAAGCAGTGGATATTGCAGCCGGAAAGGTTGTGAACAAGCTGATCTTCGGGCTTCGGGACAGTCTGAATCAGGATGCTTTTCTGGAATGTGTGGAAGGACTGGAGAAACTTTATGAAGAATAA
- the hemC gene encoding hydroxymethylbilane synthase: MKRDKIVIGSRESKLAVLQSEMVRDYIKEKNPDLEVEILTMKTTGDIILDRTLDKVGGKGLFVKELDKALIDGRSILSVHSLKDMPMEVPEELPLLAFSKREDPRDVLVLPDGVSELDKSKPLGCSSLRRTLQLKKLYPDMDVRSIRGNLQTRLRKLDEGQYSALILAAAGLKRLGLESRINRYFTADEIIPAAGQGILAVQGRKGEAYDFLEDYCDKDAWAAGSAERAFVKLLDGGCSSPVAAHAEIFGDEIYLRGLYYNEKDGSYVTGTLRGNKADAESLGRELAETLRKKGENR; the protein is encoded by the coding sequence ATGAAGAGAGATAAGATCGTGATCGGCAGCAGAGAGAGTAAGCTTGCAGTGCTGCAGAGCGAAATGGTCCGTGACTACATAAAAGAAAAAAATCCGGATCTGGAAGTGGAAATCCTCACTATGAAAACTACCGGGGATATCATTCTGGACCGTACACTGGATAAGGTTGGCGGAAAAGGGCTTTTTGTAAAGGAACTGGATAAAGCACTGATAGATGGAAGAAGTATTCTTTCTGTACACAGCCTGAAAGATATGCCTATGGAGGTTCCGGAGGAACTGCCGCTGCTGGCTTTTTCCAAAAGAGAAGATCCGAGAGACGTACTGGTTCTTCCTGATGGAGTTTCTGAACTTGATAAAAGCAAGCCCCTTGGATGTTCCAGCTTAAGGAGAACCTTACAGCTTAAAAAACTGTATCCGGATATGGATGTCAGAAGTATCCGCGGAAATCTTCAGACAAGACTCCGGAAGCTGGATGAAGGACAGTACAGTGCATTGATCCTGGCTGCTGCCGGTCTTAAGAGACTTGGATTGGAATCCAGGATCAACCGGTATTTTACAGCAGATGAGATCATTCCGGCTGCTGGCCAGGGAATCCTTGCTGTACAGGGAAGAAAAGGGGAAGCTTATGATTTCCTGGAGGACTACTGTGATAAGGATGCCTGGGCCGCGGGAAGTGCGGAGCGTGCTTTTGTAAAGCTCCTGGATGGAGGATGCTCTTCTCCGGTGGCTGCCCATGCGGAAATTTTTGGGGATGAGATCTATCTCAGAGGGCTTTATTATAATGAAAAAGACGGTTCCTATGTAACAGGAACACTGCGTGGCAATAAGGCAGATGCGGAAAGCTTAGGCAGGGAACTGGCAGAAACTCTTCGAAAAAAAGGAGAAAACAGATGA
- the spoIVA gene encoding stage IV sporulation protein A, giving the protein MENFQVYRDIQARTGGDIYIGVVGPVRTGKSTFIRRFMELVALPALSEGKRAELQDELPLSGAGKMITTVEPKFIPKEAVEVSIGENQKIRVKLIDCVGFLVKDASGNVEEGRERMVKTPWQEKAIPFHDAARIGTEKVISQHSTIGIVVTTDGSFGEIPRENFIPAEEQTIKELKAQGKPFLILVNSQTPYSEETGKTVKHLEEKFGVSVLAVNCEQLRKEDVTRILEKILYEFPVSEIELFVPRWVEMLSPEHEVKAALLNEIREKMTRLTHVRDVSRESVYLECPYVEDTLLEQVSLSDGKVRIRIAVKDIYYYQMLSEMSGISMESEYELIQTIKELAGMKEQFVKVQAALEAVKGTGYGVVVPELSEITIEEPEVIRQGNKFGVKIRSKSPSIHMIRAEIETEIAPIVGTEQQAEDLIKYIRESPERGESIWETNIFGKSIQQLVEDGIRNKLAMISEESQVKLQDTMKKIVNDSKGGLVCIII; this is encoded by the coding sequence ATGGAAAACTTTCAGGTTTACCGTGATATCCAGGCACGGACGGGCGGGGATATCTACATAGGGGTTGTGGGCCCGGTCCGTACAGGAAAATCCACATTTATCCGGAGATTTATGGAACTGGTGGCACTGCCTGCGCTTAGTGAGGGAAAAAGAGCAGAGCTTCAGGATGAACTGCCGCTCAGTGGTGCCGGGAAAATGATCACAACCGTAGAACCCAAATTCATTCCAAAAGAAGCGGTGGAGGTATCCATAGGGGAAAACCAGAAGATCCGGGTAAAGCTTATTGACTGTGTGGGCTTTTTGGTAAAGGATGCATCCGGAAATGTGGAAGAAGGCAGGGAACGGATGGTCAAAACACCATGGCAGGAAAAAGCAATCCCGTTTCATGATGCGGCCCGGATCGGGACGGAAAAAGTGATCAGCCAGCATTCCACCATTGGAATTGTAGTCACAACAGACGGAAGCTTCGGGGAAATTCCAAGAGAAAATTTTATTCCGGCAGAAGAACAGACGATAAAAGAGCTGAAAGCCCAGGGAAAACCCTTTCTGATCCTGGTAAACTCCCAGACTCCCTACAGTGAGGAAACTGGAAAAACTGTAAAACATCTGGAAGAGAAATTCGGAGTATCCGTTCTGGCAGTCAACTGTGAACAGCTTAGAAAAGAGGATGTGACCAGGATCCTGGAGAAGATCCTTTATGAATTCCCGGTCAGTGAGATAGAGCTTTTTGTTCCCAGATGGGTGGAGATGCTTTCTCCGGAACATGAGGTAAAGGCGGCTCTGTTAAATGAGATTCGGGAAAAGATGACCAGACTTACTCATGTGCGGGATGTAAGCAGAGAATCGGTATATCTGGAATGTCCATATGTGGAAGATACATTGCTTGAACAGGTCAGTCTTTCCGATGGAAAAGTCCGTATCCGGATCGCAGTAAAAGACATTTATTATTATCAGATGCTCAGTGAAATGAGCGGGATATCCATGGAAAGCGAATATGAACTGATCCAGACCATAAAAGAGCTTGCCGGTATGAAGGAACAATTTGTAAAAGTCCAGGCTGCCCTGGAAGCGGTAAAAGGAACAGGGTATGGGGTTGTTGTGCCTGAGCTTTCCGAGATCACTATTGAGGAACCTGAGGTGATCCGTCAGGGAAATAAATTCGGAGTAAAGATCCGGTCAAAAAGTCCGTCCATTCATATGATCCGGGCGGAGATCGAAACGGAGATCGCTCCGATCGTTGGTACAGAACAGCAGGCGGAGGATCTGATAAAGTATATCAGAGAAAGCCCGGAGCGAGGGGAAAGTATCTGGGAGACCAATATTTTCGGAAAATCCATCCAGCAGCTGGTGGAAGACGGAATCCGGAACAAGCTGGCCATGATCAGCGAAGAAAGTCAGGTGAAGCTTCAGGATACTATGAAGAAGATCGTAAACGACAGCAAAGGCGGACTGGTGTGTATCATCATATGA
- a CDS encoding precorrin-2 dehydrogenase/sirohydrochlorin ferrochelatase family protein, producing the protein MKNKPYFPMFIDLSDKNIVVAGGGNIATRRIKTLLKFTRNITVVATKVTQELMDLGKAGTVTLHIRPVKRSDFANAYMVIAATNDWKLNDEIHRVCKEEGIYVNVASDREACDFYFPGVYMRDEMVVGVTASGLDHKKAKRVREEIQKALEKVLGEQDEDEER; encoded by the coding sequence ATGAAGAATAAACCTTATTTCCCCATGTTTATAGACCTGTCCGATAAAAATATCGTTGTGGCAGGAGGCGGCAATATTGCTACCAGAAGAATAAAGACTCTTCTGAAATTTACAAGAAATATCACAGTGGTGGCTACAAAAGTGACCCAGGAACTTATGGACCTTGGAAAAGCAGGAACTGTAACTTTACATATCCGTCCCGTGAAACGTTCAGACTTTGCCAACGCATATATGGTGATCGCAGCCACCAATGACTGGAAGCTGAATGATGAGATCCACCGTGTCTGTAAGGAGGAGGGCATTTATGTCAATGTAGCCTCCGACCGGGAAGCCTGTGATTTTTATTTCCCAGGCGTATATATGCGGGATGAAATGGTAGTTGGAGTTACAGCCAGCGGACTGGATCATAAAAAAGCAAAGCGTGTAAGGGAAGAAATCCAGAAAGCGCTGGAAAAAGTACTGGGAGAGCAGGATGAAGATGAAGAGAGATAA
- the cobA gene encoding uroporphyrinogen-III C-methyltransferase: MKKGKVWLVGAGPGDIGLFTLKGLKVLEQADVVVYDSLVGQGVLSRIPENVKLINVGKRASHHIMRQENINQVLLEEAQRGLRVVRLKGGDPFLFGRGGEELELLRENGIPYEVVPGVTSSIAVPAYNGVPVTHRDFCSSVHIITGHKRAGEEYDIDFRALVDTKGTLVFLMGVSALPDICEGLIGAGMEKDMPAAILQKGTTAGQKRIVATVSTLEEEVKRQGIETPAIIVVGKVCTLAEKFGWYEELPLSGWKVLVTRPKELVSRTADKLREKGAEVLELPAIRTVPMEDQNRLYKALDHLEEYQWLVFTSPTGVRVFFEELIRHGKDIRAMGNARLAVIGEGTKKALKERGLLADFVPSVYDGDTLGKELSELLSGGEKILIPRAEKGNEKLTAFLAQAGAVIEDVPTYQTLYEKSQLIDEKKEFETGQISCAVFTSASTVKGFVEGTKGLDYSKVKAACIGRQTKEAAESFGMKAYMSEKATIDSLVKLVEDMKRSE; this comes from the coding sequence ATGAAAAAAGGAAAAGTATGGCTGGTAGGAGCGGGTCCTGGCGATATCGGCCTTTTTACATTAAAAGGCCTCAAAGTGCTGGAACAGGCAGATGTGGTCGTCTATGACAGTCTGGTAGGTCAGGGAGTTCTGTCAAGAATCCCGGAAAATGTCAAGCTGATCAATGTAGGCAAACGTGCCAGTCACCATATCATGCGTCAGGAAAATATCAATCAGGTACTTCTTGAGGAGGCACAGCGGGGTCTTCGTGTGGTGCGCCTGAAAGGCGGAGATCCATTCCTCTTTGGAAGAGGAGGAGAGGAACTGGAGCTTCTTCGGGAGAATGGGATTCCTTATGAGGTTGTTCCGGGTGTTACTTCTTCCATTGCAGTACCGGCATATAACGGGGTTCCGGTAACACACAGGGATTTCTGTTCTTCAGTCCACATCATTACAGGACATAAGAGGGCCGGAGAAGAATACGATATAGACTTCCGTGCACTTGTTGATACAAAGGGAACTCTTGTGTTCCTGATGGGCGTGTCCGCGCTTCCGGATATCTGCGAGGGTCTGATAGGTGCAGGAATGGAAAAGGATATGCCTGCGGCGATCCTGCAGAAGGGAACTACAGCAGGTCAGAAACGGATCGTAGCAACAGTTTCTACCCTGGAAGAAGAGGTGAAACGCCAGGGAATCGAGACCCCGGCGATCATTGTGGTGGGTAAGGTGTGTACACTGGCAGAGAAGTTTGGCTGGTATGAAGAACTGCCGCTTTCAGGATGGAAAGTCCTTGTCACAAGACCGAAAGAGCTTGTTTCCAGAACTGCGGACAAGCTTCGTGAAAAAGGCGCGGAGGTTCTGGAACTTCCGGCGATCCGTACTGTCCCCATGGAAGACCAGAACCGTCTCTATAAAGCACTGGATCACCTGGAGGAATATCAGTGGCTTGTATTTACCAGCCCTACAGGTGTAAGGGTATTTTTTGAGGAACTGATCCGTCATGGAAAAGATATCCGTGCCATGGGAAATGCCCGTTTGGCCGTGATCGGGGAAGGAACAAAAAAGGCCCTGAAGGAAAGAGGTCTGCTGGCAGATTTTGTGCCTTCGGTATATGACGGGGATACTCTTGGAAAGGAACTTTCAGAGCTTCTCTCCGGTGGAGAAAAGATACTCATCCCGCGGGCAGAAAAGGGAAATGAAAAACTCACTGCATTTCTTGCACAGGCAGGTGCTGTGATCGAGGATGTTCCGACCTATCAGACTCTTTACGAAAAGAGCCAGCTCATCGATGAGAAGAAGGAATTTGAAACAGGACAGATCAGCTGTGCGGTGTTTACAAGTGCCTCCACTGTGAAGGGATTTGTGGAGGGAACAAAAGGACTGGATTATTCAAAGGTTAAGGCAGCCTGCATCGGCAGACAGACGAAGGAAGCTGCTGAGAGCTTTGGAATGAAAGCATATATGTCAGAAAAAGCCACCATTGACAGTCTTGTCAAGCTGGTGGAGGATATGAAAAGGAGCGAATGA
- the hemL gene encoding glutamate-1-semialdehyde 2,1-aminomutase: MTRSEQLFERAVKRIPGGVNSPVRSYGAIGEAPRFIEKADKCYIYDVDGNRYVDYIDSWGPMILGHNFPEIRESVIKACENGLSFGCATGIEVEIAEFICEHIPHVDMIRMVNSGTEAVMSAIRAARGFTGKDKIIKFAGCYHGHSDCLLVSAGSGVMASGIPDSAGVPKGCTQDTMTATYNDAASVEALLKQEEGNVAAVIVEAVGANMGVVPPKPGFLKRLRELCDEHNCLLIFDEVITGFRLAFGGAAEYFGIRPDLVTYGKIIGAGMPVGAYGGRKEIMDLISPCGPVYQAGTLSGNPVAMAAGFTQLKYLYEHQEIYKDLAAKGEKLYGGLKKIVEEKGLPYQVNYDSSLASIFFTDQEVKDYVSAKTSNLELFAKYFKGMLKRGIHLAPSQFEAMFLSTAHTDEVIDETLEAMRGALGDL; this comes from the coding sequence ATGACAAGATCAGAACAGTTATTTGAGCGTGCGGTAAAAAGAATCCCGGGAGGCGTAAACAGCCCGGTAAGATCTTACGGAGCGATCGGTGAGGCACCTCGTTTTATTGAAAAAGCAGATAAATGCTACATCTATGATGTAGATGGAAACCGCTATGTGGATTACATTGATTCCTGGGGCCCGATGATCCTGGGACATAACTTCCCGGAGATCCGCGAGAGTGTGATCAAGGCCTGCGAAAATGGTCTGAGCTTTGGCTGTGCTACAGGAATCGAAGTAGAGATCGCTGAATTTATCTGTGAACATATTCCACATGTAGATATGATCCGTATGGTAAACTCAGGAACAGAGGCTGTTATGAGTGCCATCCGTGCAGCAAGAGGTTTTACCGGAAAAGACAAGATCATCAAATTTGCAGGCTGCTATCACGGACACAGTGACTGCCTTCTGGTAAGTGCCGGCTCCGGTGTCATGGCAAGTGGTATTCCGGACAGCGCCGGTGTTCCGAAGGGCTGTACACAGGATACCATGACGGCTACCTACAATGATGCCGCCAGTGTGGAAGCACTTCTCAAACAGGAAGAGGGAAATGTGGCAGCCGTGATCGTGGAGGCAGTAGGAGCAAACATGGGTGTGGTTCCTCCGAAACCAGGTTTCTTAAAGCGGCTTCGTGAGCTTTGCGATGAGCACAATTGTCTGCTGATCTTTGATGAAGTGATCACAGGCTTCCGACTTGCCTTTGGCGGAGCAGCAGAGTATTTTGGTATCCGTCCGGATCTTGTCACCTACGGGAAAATAATCGGCGCAGGAATGCCGGTAGGCGCTTATGGCGGACGTAAGGAGATCATGGATCTGATCTCACCGTGTGGTCCTGTATACCAGGCAGGTACCTTAAGCGGAAACCCGGTTGCCATGGCTGCAGGTTTCACACAGCTGAAATATCTCTATGAGCATCAGGAAATCTACAAAGATCTGGCTGCCAAAGGTGAGAAGCTTTACGGCGGCTTGAAGAAGATCGTGGAGGAAAAAGGTCTTCCATATCAGGTAAACTATGATTCTTCTCTGGCAAGTATTTTCTTTACAGACCAGGAGGTAAAAGACTATGTTTCTGCAAAAACATCCAACCTGGAGCTTTTTGCAAAATATTTCAAGGGAATGCTGAAACGAGGCATTCATCTTGCACCTTCCCAGTTTGAGGCGATGTTCCTTTCCACAGCGCATACAGATGAAGTAATTGATGAAACTCTGGAAGCAATGAGAGGCGCTTTGGGAGATCTGTAA
- a CDS encoding NADP-dependent isocitrate dehydrogenase gives MEKIKMQTPLVEMDGDEMTRILWQIIKDELLTPYLELNTEYYDLGLEHRNETDDQVTIDAAEATKKYGVAVKCATITPNAARMEEYDLKKMYKSPNGTIRAILDGTVFRAPIVVKGIEPCVKNWVKPITLARHAYGDIYKNTEFYIDKPGDAYLVFEGEDGEERKELIQHFDGAGVLRGMHNLDDSVKSFARSCFNYALDTKQDVWFGSKDTISKTYDGRFKEIFQQIFDAEFKDKFEEAGLTYFYSLIDDIVARVMKADGGFIWACKNYDGDVMSDMVSSAFGSLAMMTSVLVSPKGYFEYEAAHGTVQRHYYRHLEGKETSTNSVATIFAWTGALRKRGELDGNEALADFAEKLEKATLDTIESGKMTKDLALITSLKEVQVLNSKEFILAVKTKLDELMA, from the coding sequence ATGGAAAAAATCAAAATGCAGACACCTTTAGTTGAGATGGACGGAGACGAGATGACCCGTATCCTGTGGCAGATCATCAAGGATGAACTTCTCACACCGTATCTGGAACTGAATACAGAATATTATGATCTTGGTCTTGAGCACAGAAATGAGACAGATGATCAGGTTACCATTGATGCAGCAGAAGCAACCAAAAAATACGGAGTAGCCGTAAAATGTGCCACGATCACACCAAATGCAGCCAGAATGGAAGAGTACGACCTGAAAAAAATGTACAAAAGTCCAAACGGAACGATCCGTGCTATTCTTGATGGAACTGTATTCCGTGCGCCGATCGTTGTAAAGGGAATCGAGCCATGTGTAAAGAACTGGGTGAAACCGATCACACTTGCACGTCATGCATATGGAGATATCTATAAGAATACAGAATTCTATATTGACAAGCCGGGAGATGCATATCTTGTATTTGAGGGCGAAGACGGAGAAGAGCGCAAGGAGCTGATCCAGCATTTTGACGGAGCAGGAGTTCTCCGTGGCATGCATAATCTTGATGATTCCGTAAAGAGCTTTGCGAGAAGCTGCTTTAATTATGCACTGGACACAAAGCAGGATGTATGGTTCGGAAGCAAGGATACCATTTCCAAAACATATGATGGAAGATTTAAAGAGATTTTCCAGCAGATCTTTGATGCAGAGTTTAAGGATAAATTTGAGGAAGCTGGCCTGACCTATTTCTACAGTCTGATCGATGATATCGTAGCCCGTGTTATGAAGGCAGATGGCGGTTTTATCTGGGCATGCAAGAACTATGACGGAGATGTTATGAGTGACATGGTATCTTCCGCATTTGGCTCTCTTGCCATGATGACCTCTGTACTGGTATCACCGAAGGGATATTTTGAGTATGAGGCTGCCCACGGAACAGTTCAGAGACACTATTATCGTCATCTTGAGGGAAAAGAAACATCCACAAACTCCGTTGCAACGATCTTTGCATGGACAGGAGCTCTCCGCAAGAGAGGTGAACTGGACGGAAATGAGGCACTTGCTGATTTTGCAGAAAAACTGGAAAAAGCAACACTGGATACCATTGAAAGCGGAAAGATGACCAAGGATCTTGCATTGATCACTTCCCTGAAAGAGGTACAGGTATTGAACAGCAAAGAGTTTATCCTTGCTGTAAAGACAAAACTGGATGAACTGATGGCATAA
- the hemB gene encoding porphobilinogen synthase produces MELTKRPRRLRGSENLRKMVRETRMDKSSLMYPMFVMEGENKEEEIPSMTGQYRYSLDRLPYKLEQLSKAGVGSVMFFGIPDHKDEVGSGAYDPEGIVQRALHIAKEKFPELYYVTDVCMCEYTSHGHCGVLCGHDVDNDKTLELLAKTALSHVEAGADMVAPSDMMDGRVAAIRQCLDKAGHYTTPIMSYAVKYASAFYGPFREAADSAPSFGDRKSYQMDPHNSREGLKEALADVEEGADIIMVKPALAYQDMIWQVKEITNVPVAAYSVSGEYAMVKAAAANGWIDEERIVGEMATGAFRSGAQIYLTYYAELLARLMDEGRIG; encoded by the coding sequence ATGGAACTGACAAAAAGACCAAGAAGATTAAGAGGCAGCGAAAACCTTCGTAAAATGGTACGTGAGACAAGAATGGATAAATCTTCTCTTATGTATCCTATGTTCGTAATGGAAGGAGAAAATAAGGAAGAAGAAATTCCGTCCATGACTGGGCAGTACCGTTACAGCCTGGACCGTCTTCCATATAAACTGGAGCAGCTTTCCAAAGCCGGTGTAGGCAGTGTGATGTTTTTTGGTATTCCTGACCATAAGGATGAAGTGGGCAGCGGTGCCTATGATCCGGAGGGAATCGTTCAGAGAGCTCTTCACATTGCAAAAGAGAAATTTCCGGAGCTTTATTATGTAACAGATGTATGCATGTGTGAGTATACTTCCCATGGCCATTGCGGTGTTCTCTGCGGTCATGATGTGGACAATGACAAGACGCTGGAGCTTCTTGCAAAAACAGCACTTTCCCACGTGGAGGCAGGTGCAGATATGGTTGCTCCGTCTGATATGATGGATGGTCGTGTTGCAGCAATCCGTCAGTGTCTGGACAAGGCCGGACACTACACAACACCGATCATGTCCTATGCAGTAAAATATGCTTCTGCATTTTATGGCCCGTTCCGTGAGGCTGCAGATTCTGCGCCGTCCTTTGGCGACAGAAAAAGCTACCAGATGGATCCGCACAACAGCAGAGAAGGACTGAAAGAGGCACTTGCAGATGTGGAAGAGGGCGCAGATATCATCATGGTAAAACCGGCTCTTGCATACCAGGACATGATCTGGCAGGTAAAGGAGATCACAAACGTTCCGGTTGCCGCATACAGTGTCAGTGGTGAGTATGCAATGGTAAAAGCAGCAGCTGCAAACGGCTGGATCGACGAAGAAAGGATCGTGGGCGAGATGGCTACCGGGGCATTCCGTTCCGGTGCGCAGATCTATCTTACCTATTATGCGGAGCTTCTGGCAAGACTTATGGATGAAGGGAGAATCGGCTGA
- a CDS encoding S8 family peptidase, with protein MYTGKGIGVAVLDTGIFPHIDFGSRISVFRDFTGIRRSPYDDNGHGTHVSGILAGDGTASGGKYKGAAPGCSIAALKVLDRFGNGSREDVMRAFRWIMEFGSIYHIRIVNISVGTTSRDHKEQTDLLEGVEKLWDLGFVVVAAAGNQGPGAGTVTAPGSSRKIITVGSSDMLNGRKAVSGRGPTFDCVCKPDLVAPGSQVIACAPGLPYSYGLKSGTSMSTPLVSGGIACLLEKDPRLSNVEVKMLLRESAEDMGLPRNQQGWGKFNCEKLLAG; from the coding sequence ATGTATACAGGGAAAGGGATAGGCGTGGCAGTTCTGGATACCGGTATTTTTCCCCATATAGATTTTGGCAGCCGTATTTCCGTGTTCCGTGATTTTACAGGAATCAGACGCAGCCCATATGATGATAACGGACATGGGACTCATGTCAGCGGGATCCTTGCAGGGGACGGAACTGCATCAGGAGGAAAATATAAAGGGGCTGCACCTGGCTGCAGTATCGCTGCTCTGAAGGTTCTGGATCGTTTCGGGAACGGAAGCAGGGAGGATGTGATGCGGGCATTTCGGTGGATCATGGAATTTGGAAGTATTTATCATATCCGTATCGTTAATATTTCAGTGGGAACAACATCCCGGGATCATAAGGAACAGACAGATCTTCTTGAAGGAGTGGAAAAACTCTGGGATCTGGGATTTGTGGTGGTAGCTGCAGCAGGAAATCAGGGACCGGGGGCCGGCACGGTAACAGCACCGGGAAGCAGCCGGAAGATCATTACCGTAGGCTCCAGTGATATGCTGAATGGCAGAAAGGCAGTTTCCGGAAGAGGCCCTACCTTTGACTGTGTATGCAAACCGGATCTGGTAGCGCCGGGAAGCCAGGTCATTGCCTGTGCACCGGGACTGCCGTATTCATATGGGCTCAAAAGCGGAACCTCCATGTCGACGCCTCTGGTGTCAGGAGGAATCGCCTGCCTTCTGGAAAAAGATCCTCGGCTTTCTAATGTAGAGGTAAAGATGTTGTTAAGAGAAAGTGCAGAAGATATGGGACTTCCCAGAAATCAGCAGGGATGGGGGAAATTTAACTGTGAAAAACTGTTGGCAGGTTGA